A stretch of the Fusarium musae strain F31 chromosome 2, whole genome shotgun sequence genome encodes the following:
- a CDS encoding hypothetical protein (EggNog:ENOG41) — protein sequence MSDKGSIGLGSSKRQPLLQGKLARGDDQSLPPKAIKTHPGGSEGDENANVYFIGTATTILEWEGFRLLTDPNFLHAGDHVHLGPGVTAERQTNPAVDLHELPSLDAILLSHYHEDHFDRLVEDSLNRDFLILTTPHAHRCLTSKNAPFRNVEPLDFFDNLELRNEDSKAGEALPVIKVTGMPGKHVHPGPLAAVNDLLGAVPPTNGWMLELGYRKVETGKLQTGYRIYISGNTLLVDELKEIPKCLREERIDLMLIHLGGTTIPGPSAPLIMVTLDAKQGVELMKMMDPEITIPIH from the coding sequence atgtCTGATAAGGGATCAATTGGCTTAGGATCGTCTAAGAGACAACCTCTTCTACAGGGTAAATTAGCTCGTGGCGACGACCAATCTCTCCCTCCAAAGGCAATCAAGACTCATCCTGGAGGGAGTGAAGGCGATGAAAATGCGAATGTCTATTTCATCGGCACGGCCACTACCATACTCGAATGGGAAGGGTTTCGACTACTCACAGATCCCAACTTCCTCCATGCCGGTGACCACGTCCATCTTGGTCCTGGAGTTACTGCTGAGAGGCAAACTAACCCAGCGGTTGACCTACATGAGCTGCCATCACTAGACGCAATTCTTTTATCGCATTACCACGAAGATCACTTCGATCGATTGGTAGAAGACTCCCTCAATAGAGATTTCTTAATTCTCACAACGCCTCATGCGCATAGATGTTTGACATCTAAGAATGCGCCGTTTCGCAATGTCGAACCACTCGATTTTTTCGACAACTTGGAGCTCAGAAACGAAGATTCGAAGGCTGGCGAGGCTCTCCCTGTCATCAAAGTCACAGGTATGCCTGGCAAACATGTTCACCCGGGACCCCTGGCTGCAGTCAACGACCTGCTGGGTGCTGTTCCGCCAACAAATGGCTGGATGCTCGAACTGGGTTACCGCAAGGTTGAAACGGGCAAGCTCCAAACTGGCTATCGGATTTACATCTCTGGAAATACTCTTCTAGTggatgagctcaaggaaaTTCCTAAGTGCCTTCGAGAAGAGCGCATCGATCTGATGCTCATTCACCTGGGAGGTACCACTATCCCCGGGCCATCTGCGCCATTGATCATGGTCACACTCGATGCGAAGCAAGGCGTTGAATTGATGAAAATGATGGATCCGGAGATCACGATTCCAATTCATTAA